The nucleotide window GCACGCCGGCGGCAACCAGGGCCGCCTCGGTCACCGGCTGGCCGGCATCGAGCTTGCCGGCTTCGACGGCCGCCTGGATCTTACCCAGGGAGACCTCGTTGTAGTCGAGGCGGAAGATGTTGTGGAAGCCACGCTTCGGCAGACGCCGATGCAGCGGCATCTGGCCACCCTCGAACCCCTTGATGGCCACGCCGGTCCGGGCCTTCTGGCCCTTCACGCCGCGACCGGCGGTCTTGCCCTTGCCGGAACCGATGCCCCGACCCACCCGCATGCGCTTCTTGCGGGCGCCGGGGTTGTCCCTGATGTCTTCGAGATTCATGTCCCGCTCCTCACTCGACCACGCGGACGAGGTGGGCGACCTTCGCGATCATGCCGCGCACGGCCGGGGTATCCTTGAGGGTGGAGCGGCGATGCCGCTTGTTCAGCCCGAGCCCGACCAGGGTTGCTTCCTGGTCGAACGGGCGGCGGATCGGCGAG belongs to Xanthobacter autotrophicus Py2 and includes:
- a CDS encoding ribosomal protein L15 (PFAM: ribosomal protein L15~KEGG: rpb:RPB_2314 ribosomal protein L15) — protein: MNLEDIRDNPGARKKRMRVGRGIGSGKGKTAGRGVKGQKARTGVAIKGFEGGQMPLHRRLPKRGFHNIFRLDYNEVSLGKIQAAVEAGKLDAGQPVTEAALVAAGVLRRAKDGVRVLGTGELSAKVTLEVAYATKSAVAAVEKAGGSVTVLAAPAVAEAE
- a CDS encoding ribosomal protein L30 (PFAM: ribosomal protein L30~KEGG: bov:BOV_1178 ribosomal protein L30) → MSDKTVTVEQIGSPIRRPFDQEATLVGLGLNKRHRRSTLKDTPAVRGMIAKVAHLVRVVE